A single window of Ictalurus punctatus breed USDA103 chromosome 27, Coco_2.0, whole genome shotgun sequence DNA harbors:
- the chrm4a gene encoding muscarinic acetylcholine receptor M4 produces the protein MNVTNSTGADGSAPWNFTGSLSNLSSNDNLSCDKSSTNGSCTAAEVTGSPYKTVEMVFIALVTGSISFVTVVGNILVMLSIKVNRHLQTVNNYFLFSLACADLIIGVFSMNLYTVYILKGYWPLGPVVCDLWLALDYVVSNASVMNLLIISFDRYFCVTKPLTYPTRRTTKMAGLMIASAWILSFILWAPAILFWQFIVGERTVEPGACYIQFLSNPVVTFGTAIAAFYLPVVIMTVLYIHISLASRSRVSKQKPEAKKEKKGLRSAGLLKSHILRQNNNNQSPPKPSLDTCSTAETMKNGQLDESMVPNKADGNMQHEEKESSNDSSTASIAPKEPKERANNESTSQKGLTSGLAPIPKINPASKWSKIKIVTKQAGDECITAIEIIPPESGTEGRSIPINRPRTVVRKFASIARSQVKRKRQMAAREKKVTKTIFAILLAFIITWTPYNVMVLISTFCQSCVPDTVWAIGYWLCYVNSTINPACYALCNATFKKTFKNLLMCQYKNIGTR, from the coding sequence gttcTCTTAGTAACTTGTCAAGTAATGATAATCTCAGCTGTGACAAAAGCAGCACAAATGGCTCGTGTACAGCTGCTGAGGTCACTGGAAGCCCATACAAGACAGTGGAGATGGTCTTCATTGCATTGGTTACTGGATCAATCAGCTTTGTCACCGTGGTGGGTAACATCCTGGTGATGCTGTCAATCAAAGTCAACCGACACCTCCAGACTGTCAACAATTATTTCTTGTTCAGCTTGGCATGTGCAGACCTCATCATTGGTGTGTTCTCAATGAATCTCTACACTGTATATATCTTGAAGGGCTACTGGCCACTTGGCCCTGTGGTGTGTGACCTTTGGTTGGCTCTTGACTATGTTGTCAGCAATGCCTCTGTCATGAATCTGCTGATCATCAGCTTTGATCGCTATTTTTGTGTAACCAAACCACTAACGTACCCAACACGTCGCACAACCAAGATGGCTGGTCTGATGATTGCCTCAGCCTGGATCCTCTCCTTCATCCTGTGGGCTCCTGCTATTCTCTTCTGGCAGTTTATTGTAGGGGAACGTACTGTGGAACCGGGAGCATGCTATATCCAGTTTCTCTCTAACCCTGTGGTCACATTTGGCACAGCAATTGCTGCGTTCTATCTTCCAGTGGTCATAATGACAGTGCTGTACATTCACATCTCCTTAGCTAGCCGCAGCCGTGTGTCAAAGCAAAAGCCGGAAGctaagaaggagaagaaaggcTTGAGGTCTGCTGGACTGCTGAAGAGTCACATACTAAGGCAGAACAACAATAATCAGTCTCCTCCCAAGCCCAGCCTGGATACATGCAGCACAGCAGAAACCATGAAAAATGGACAGCTAGATGAGTCCATGGTCCCCAATAAAGCTGATGGCAACATGCAGCATGAGGAGAAGGAGAGCTCAAATGATTCCAGCACAGCCAGCATTGCACCCAAAGAACCCAAGGAAAGAGCCAACAATGAAAGCACCTCACAGAAAGGTCTGACATCTGGTCTTGCCCCTATTCCCAAAATCAACCCAGCCTCTAAATGGTCCAAGATCAAGATTGTCACCAAGCAGGCAGGAGATGAGTGCATCACAGCTATCGAGATAATTCCCCCAGAAAGTGGCACAGAGGGCCGCTCTATCCcaatcaaccggccacgcacagtgGTACGCAAGTTCGCCAGCATTGCCCGCAGCCAGGtgaaaaggaaaagacagaTGGCAGCCCGTGAGAAGAAAGTGACAAAGACAATCTTCGCCATCCTTCTGGCCTTCATCATTACATGGACACCATATAATGTGATGGTCCTTATCAGCACGTTCTGTCAGTCGTGTGTGCCGGACACAGTCTGGGCCATTGGCTACTGGCTTTGCTATGTCAACAGCACCATAAACCCAGCCTGCTATGCTCTGTGCAATGCCACCTTTAAAAAGACCTTCAAGAACCTTCTCATGTGCCAGTACAAAAACATTGGAACCAGGTGA